A single Streptomyces mirabilis DNA region contains:
- a CDS encoding carbohydrate ABC transporter permease, with protein MVTPLLYALVSGFKSTDQLSSNTFGLPHPWVTSNYTSLLGSGPFWRSVGSSTLIAVATALLTVGASALAAYALARFAFRGREVLFTVFTMGLMFPFAVAILPLFILLRTFGLLDNPWGVILPQAAFGLPMTIVILRGFFREIPGELEEAATLDGCSSFGFFWRILLPLARPALGTVSVLAIVGSWNNFLLPLLVFSEPTWWTVPVGIQQFQGQYASDVARIFAYLVLAMAPALAFYAVAERQLIGGITLGATKG; from the coding sequence ATGGTGACCCCGCTGCTGTACGCCCTCGTCTCCGGCTTCAAGTCCACCGACCAGCTCTCCAGCAACACCTTCGGCCTTCCCCACCCCTGGGTGACCTCGAACTACACCTCGCTGCTCGGTTCGGGTCCGTTCTGGCGGTCCGTCGGCAGCAGCACCCTCATCGCGGTCGCCACCGCCCTGCTGACCGTGGGGGCGTCGGCGCTCGCCGCCTACGCGCTCGCGCGGTTCGCCTTCCGGGGCAGGGAAGTGCTGTTCACCGTCTTCACGATGGGGCTGATGTTCCCCTTCGCGGTGGCGATCCTGCCGCTGTTCATCCTGCTGCGCACCTTCGGGCTGCTGGACAACCCGTGGGGCGTGATCCTGCCCCAGGCCGCCTTCGGCCTGCCCATGACGATCGTCATCCTGCGCGGCTTCTTCCGGGAGATCCCCGGAGAGCTGGAGGAGGCGGCCACCCTCGACGGCTGCTCCTCGTTCGGCTTCTTCTGGCGCATCCTGCTGCCGCTGGCCCGCCCGGCGCTCGGCACCGTCTCCGTCCTCGCCATCGTGGGCAGTTGGAACAACTTCCTGCTCCCCCTGCTCGTCTTCAGCGAACCCACCTGGTGGACGGTCCCCGTCGGCATCCAGCAGTTCCAGGGCCAGTACGCCTCCGACGTGGCCCGCATCTTCGCCTATCTGGTCCTCGCCATGGCGCCCGCCCTGGCCTTCTACGCGGTCGCCGAACGACAGCTCATCGGCGGCATCACGCTCGGCGCGACCAAGGGCTGA
- a CDS encoding carbohydrate ABC transporter permease: MTHSTSTSTASTYVPDLGKSTGVTAVSPGPGPRRPVLRRVRDWFAAFVFTIPALALFGMLVLLPMGYAFYVSFFNWGGFGSPTDSVGFDNYTRLFQDPVFLGDLWRGVLLVAFSLVLQLPFALAMAVLLNQRLRGRAVYRMLFFAPYILSEVITGVLFSMIFAPGGGLADKVLGAVGLDGLGGLWFAGQNTVLPTLFLVMTWKYFGFHMMLYLAGLQGIPAELHEAARIDGAGSWQRFRHVTLPLLAPTLRISVFLSVIGAIQLFDLVWVISAGGPDHHSETMVISMFQYGFKRYQMGYASAISVAMFLISLVFALAYQRFVLRRDTEGAITTMRAGR; the protein is encoded by the coding sequence ATGACGCACTCGACCTCGACCTCGACCGCGTCGACGTATGTGCCCGATCTCGGCAAGTCGACCGGCGTGACGGCCGTTTCACCGGGCCCAGGGCCCCGCCGTCCCGTCCTGCGGCGCGTGCGCGACTGGTTCGCGGCCTTCGTCTTCACCATTCCGGCGCTCGCCCTGTTCGGGATGCTCGTCCTCCTGCCGATGGGCTACGCCTTCTACGTCAGCTTCTTCAACTGGGGCGGGTTCGGCTCGCCCACCGACTCCGTGGGGTTCGACAACTACACCCGGCTCTTCCAGGACCCGGTGTTCCTCGGGGACCTGTGGCGCGGCGTCCTGCTCGTCGCCTTCTCCCTGGTCCTCCAGCTGCCGTTCGCGCTCGCCATGGCCGTGCTGCTCAACCAGAGACTGCGCGGCCGGGCCGTCTACCGGATGTTGTTCTTCGCGCCGTACATCCTGTCCGAGGTCATCACCGGCGTGCTGTTCAGCATGATCTTCGCGCCGGGCGGCGGACTCGCCGACAAGGTCCTCGGCGCGGTCGGTCTCGACGGCCTGGGCGGGCTCTGGTTCGCGGGTCAGAACACCGTCCTGCCCACCCTCTTCCTGGTCATGACCTGGAAGTACTTCGGCTTCCACATGATGCTCTACCTGGCAGGCCTCCAGGGCATCCCGGCGGAGCTGCACGAGGCGGCACGCATCGACGGCGCCGGCAGCTGGCAGCGCTTCCGCCACGTCACGCTCCCGCTGCTCGCGCCGACCCTGCGGATCAGCGTGTTCCTGTCCGTGATCGGCGCCATCCAGCTCTTCGACCTGGTCTGGGTGATCTCCGCGGGCGGTCCCGACCACCACTCCGAAACCATGGTCATCAGCATGTTCCAGTACGGCTTCAAGCGCTACCAGATGGGCTACGCCAGCGCGATCAGCGTGGCGATGTTCCTGATCAGCCTCGTCTTCGCCCTCGCCTACCAGCGTTTCGTGCTGCGTCGTGACACCGAAGGAGCCATCACCACCATGCGAGCAGGCCGATGA
- a CDS encoding extracellular solute-binding protein produces the protein MGDTYTSFSRRRFLAASAATGLGAAALSACGSSDSGNSSGKTTIEWWNITTTQPAKKLWAQRAKDFEAAHPDVKVKVVTLENEAYKSKMTALTTSGKLPDVFHTWGGGVLKQQIDAGLVEDLTDKTASWTKDYVPASLAAYQFDKKTYAVPFDIGMVGFWYNKALFKKAKIDTPPTTWSGYLDTIRALKSAGITPIALAGKEKWPGMYYWAYLSMRVAGLEAMQKAATDADFTGEGFVTAGQHLKDLVALEPFQRGFLGGAYSDPNGEAALMGNGKAAMELMGQWAPTVEKDSGKGIGDDLGFFSFPSVEGGKGALTEVFGGGGGHAVRKGAPDAAVEFLKFFAEKQFAETLVKETGLIPVSKDARPALTDPNLTAVSDALNNATGFQLYLDQAYAPAVGQEINDSVAALIAGSKSPEQVTRSVTQVAKSEKS, from the coding sequence TTGGGCGACACCTACACCTCTTTCTCCCGCCGGAGGTTCCTGGCGGCATCCGCGGCGACCGGACTGGGCGCGGCCGCCCTGAGCGCGTGCGGCTCCTCCGACAGCGGGAACAGTTCGGGCAAGACCACGATCGAGTGGTGGAACATCACCACCACCCAGCCCGCGAAGAAGTTGTGGGCCCAGCGCGCCAAGGACTTCGAGGCCGCGCACCCGGACGTGAAGGTCAAGGTCGTCACGCTGGAGAACGAGGCGTACAAGTCGAAGATGACCGCGCTGACCACCTCCGGAAAGCTTCCGGACGTCTTCCACACCTGGGGCGGCGGGGTCCTCAAGCAGCAGATCGACGCGGGTCTGGTCGAGGACCTGACCGACAAGACCGCCTCCTGGACGAAGGACTATGTGCCCGCCTCGCTGGCGGCCTACCAGTTCGACAAGAAGACGTACGCGGTCCCGTTCGACATCGGCATGGTCGGCTTCTGGTACAACAAGGCGCTCTTCAAGAAGGCCAAGATCGACACCCCGCCCACCACCTGGTCCGGCTATCTCGACACCATCAGGGCCCTCAAGAGCGCCGGGATCACGCCCATCGCGCTGGCCGGCAAGGAGAAGTGGCCCGGCATGTACTACTGGGCGTATCTGTCGATGCGCGTCGCCGGACTGGAGGCGATGCAGAAGGCCGCCACCGACGCCGACTTCACCGGCGAGGGGTTCGTCACGGCCGGCCAGCACCTCAAGGACCTCGTCGCGCTCGAACCCTTCCAGAGGGGTTTCCTCGGCGGGGCCTACTCCGATCCCAACGGTGAGGCGGCCCTGATGGGCAACGGCAAGGCGGCCATGGAGCTGATGGGCCAGTGGGCGCCGACCGTCGAGAAGGACTCGGGCAAGGGCATCGGCGACGACCTGGGCTTCTTCTCCTTCCCCTCCGTGGAGGGCGGAAAGGGCGCGCTCACCGAGGTGTTCGGCGGGGGCGGCGGCCACGCGGTGCGCAAGGGGGCGCCGGACGCGGCGGTGGAGTTCCTGAAGTTCTTCGCGGAGAAGCAGTTCGCCGAGACCCTCGTCAAGGAGACCGGCCTGATACCGGTGTCCAAGGACGCACGCCCCGCGCTGACCGACCCCAACCTCACCGCCGTGTCGGACGCCCTGAACAACGCCACCGGCTTCCAGCTCTACCTCGACCAGGCGTACGCCCCCGCCGTCGGCCAGGAGATCAACGACAGTGTCGCCGCGCTCATCGCCGGCTCCAAGTCGCCCGAGCAGGTCACACGTTCGGTGACCCAGGTCGCCAAGAGCGAGAAGAGCTAG
- a CDS encoding LacI family DNA-binding transcriptional regulator — protein MSTEVGAVARESIKNKVTITEIARQAGVSVPTVSRVVNGRSDVSPETRARIEDLLRRHGYQRRSSAPGDRAALIDLVFNDLDSPWAVEIIRGVEEVAHASGVGTVVSAIHGASGSARQWMTNLRARASDGVILVTSVLEPRLHEELRRLGVPLVVVDPAGSPTLDIPTVGAANWAGGMAATEHLLGLGHRRIGFVAGPVRLLCSRARLDGYRAALDGAGVAVDDALIVPGDFYHQAGFDGCNTLLDLEEPPTALFAASDQMALGAIEALRRRGLRVPEDMSVVGFDDLPEVRWSAPPLTTVRQPLADMGKLATRTVLRLALGEDPVSPRVELATELVVRASTARRG, from the coding sequence GTGTCGACGGAGGTGGGCGCAGTGGCCCGGGAGAGCATCAAGAACAAGGTGACGATCACCGAGATCGCCCGGCAGGCCGGCGTCTCGGTGCCCACCGTGTCGCGTGTCGTCAACGGCCGCTCCGACGTCTCGCCGGAGACCCGGGCCCGCATCGAGGACCTGCTGCGGCGCCACGGCTACCAGCGCAGGTCGTCCGCGCCCGGAGACCGGGCGGCCCTGATCGACCTGGTCTTCAACGACCTCGACAGCCCCTGGGCGGTGGAGATCATCCGAGGGGTCGAGGAGGTCGCGCACGCCTCCGGAGTGGGCACGGTGGTGTCCGCCATCCACGGTGCGTCGGGCTCGGCCCGGCAGTGGATGACCAATCTGCGCGCCCGCGCCTCGGACGGCGTGATCCTCGTGACCTCGGTCCTCGAACCCCGGCTGCACGAGGAGTTGCGGCGGCTCGGGGTGCCGCTGGTCGTGGTCGATCCTGCGGGGTCCCCGACCCTGGACATACCGACCGTCGGCGCCGCCAACTGGGCGGGCGGGATGGCGGCGACGGAGCATCTGCTCGGGCTCGGGCACCGGCGGATCGGCTTTGTCGCGGGGCCGGTGCGGTTGCTGTGCTCGCGGGCGCGGCTCGACGGGTACCGGGCGGCGCTGGACGGGGCGGGCGTCGCGGTCGACGACGCGCTGATCGTACCGGGGGACTTCTACCACCAGGCCGGCTTCGACGGCTGCAACACGCTGCTCGACCTGGAGGAACCGCCGACCGCGCTGTTCGCGGCGAGTGACCAGATGGCGCTCGGGGCGATCGAGGCGTTGCGTCGGCGGGGGTTGCGGGTGCCCGAGGACATGAGTGTCGTCGGGTTCGACGATCTGCCGGAGGTCCGGTGGTCGGCGCCGCCGCTCACGACGGTGCGGCAGCCGCTGGCGGACATGGGGAAGCTGGCCACGCGCACGGTGCTCCGGCTGGCGCTGGGCGAGGACCCGGTCTCTCCGAGGGTTGAGCTGGCTACCGAGCTGGTTGTTCGGGCGAGTACGGCGCGACGGGGTTGA
- the tsaD gene encoding tRNA (adenosine(37)-N6)-threonylcarbamoyltransferase complex transferase subunit TsaD has product MADEPLVLGIETSCDETGVGIVRGTTLLADAIASSVDEHARFGGVVPEVASRAHLEAMVPTIDRALKDAGVSAKDLDGIAVTAGPGLAGALLVGVTAAKAYAYALGKPLYGVNHLASHICVDQLEHGPLPEPTMALLVSGGHSSLLLSTDITSDVRPLGATIDDAAGEAFDKIARVLNLGFPGGPVIDRYAREGDPSAIAFPRGLTGPRDPAYDFSFSGLKTSVARWIEAKRAAGEEVPVRDVSASFQEAVVDVLTRKAVRACKDEGVDHLMIGGGVAANSRLRALAQERCEAAGIRLRVPRPKLCTDNGAMVAALGAEMVSRNRATSDWDLSADSSLPVTDPHVPGRSHEHGHDHDHVHEVSKENLYS; this is encoded by the coding sequence ATGGCTGACGAACCGCTGGTCCTGGGTATCGAGACCTCCTGCGACGAGACCGGAGTCGGCATCGTCCGCGGTACCACGCTGCTCGCGGACGCCATCGCGTCCAGCGTCGACGAGCACGCCCGCTTCGGCGGCGTCGTGCCCGAGGTCGCCTCCCGCGCCCACCTGGAGGCGATGGTGCCGACCATCGACCGGGCGCTCAAGGACGCGGGGGTGAGCGCGAAGGACCTGGACGGCATTGCGGTCACCGCCGGTCCCGGCCTCGCCGGCGCCCTCCTCGTCGGCGTCACCGCCGCCAAGGCGTACGCCTACGCGCTGGGCAAGCCCCTCTACGGCGTCAACCACCTCGCCTCCCACATCTGTGTGGACCAGTTGGAGCACGGCCCGCTGCCGGAGCCGACGATGGCCCTGCTGGTCTCCGGCGGTCACTCCTCGCTGCTGCTGTCGACCGACATCACCTCGGACGTCCGCCCGCTGGGCGCGACCATCGACGACGCGGCCGGCGAGGCCTTCGACAAGATCGCGCGCGTGCTGAACCTGGGCTTCCCCGGTGGTCCGGTCATCGACCGGTACGCGCGCGAGGGCGACCCCTCGGCGATCGCGTTCCCGCGCGGCCTGACCGGCCCGCGCGACCCGGCGTACGACTTCTCCTTCTCCGGGCTGAAGACGTCCGTTGCCCGCTGGATCGAGGCCAAGCGGGCGGCGGGTGAGGAGGTGCCGGTGCGTGACGTGTCGGCCTCCTTCCAGGAAGCGGTCGTCGACGTGCTGACCCGCAAGGCCGTACGGGCCTGCAAGGACGAGGGCGTCGACCACCTGATGATCGGCGGTGGCGTGGCCGCCAACTCACGGCTGCGGGCGCTGGCCCAGGAGCGCTGCGAGGCCGCGGGGATCCGGCTGCGGGTGCCACGGCCGAAGCTGTGCACGGACAACGGGGCGATGGTGGCCGCGCTGGGCGCGGAGATGGTCTCCCGGAACCGGGCCACCTCCGACTGGGACCTGTCGGCCGACTCCTCACTGCCGGTGACGGACCCGCATGTGCCCGGTCGTTCACACGAGCACGGCCATGATCATGATCATGTGCACGAGGTCTCGAAGGAGAACCTGTACTCGTGA
- the rimI gene encoding ribosomal protein S18-alanine N-acetyltransferase → MRWWDIDPVLELEKDLFPEDAWSRGMFWSELAHARGPGATRRYVVATESGRLVGYAGLAASGDLGDVQTIAVRRDQWGTGLGARLLTELVRAATAFECAEVMLECRVDNVRAQKLYERFGFEPIGFRRGYYQPGNVDALVMRLHTASDSGSTAGPPSVNGVQGTESNG, encoded by the coding sequence ATGCGCTGGTGGGACATCGATCCCGTACTGGAGCTGGAGAAGGACCTCTTCCCCGAGGACGCCTGGTCGCGGGGGATGTTCTGGTCCGAGCTGGCCCACGCCCGCGGGCCCGGGGCGACGCGCCGGTACGTGGTCGCGACGGAGAGCGGCCGGCTCGTCGGATACGCAGGGCTCGCCGCCTCCGGCGACCTGGGCGACGTACAGACCATCGCCGTACGACGTGATCAGTGGGGCACCGGCCTCGGCGCCCGGCTGCTGACCGAGCTGGTGCGGGCCGCGACCGCGTTCGAGTGCGCCGAGGTCATGCTCGAGTGCCGCGTGGACAACGTCCGCGCGCAGAAGCTGTACGAGCGCTTCGGCTTCGAGCCCATCGGCTTCCGCCGCGGCTACTACCAGCCGGGCAACGTCGACGCCCTGGTCATGCGGCTGCACACCGCGTCCGACAGCGGCTCCACCGCGGGTCCACCCTCAGTAAACGGCGTACAAGGAACAGAGAGCAATGGCTGA
- the tsaB gene encoding tRNA (adenosine(37)-N6)-threonylcarbamoyltransferase complex dimerization subunit type 1 TsaB → MLLLALDTATPAVTVALHDGTSVIASSSQVDARRHGELLLPAVDRVLAEAGLKLDAVTGIVVGVGPGPYTGLRVGLMTADTFGLVLGVPVHGLCTLDGLAYAADGTGVEGPFVVATDARRKEVYWALYDDPRTRASEPAVDRPADIAETVAGLPAVGAGALLYPDTFPDARAPENVSAGALASLAAEKLAAGEELVAPRPLYLRRPDAQVPKNYKVVTPK, encoded by the coding sequence GTGCTCTTGCTCGCTCTGGATACCGCCACCCCCGCCGTGACCGTCGCCCTGCACGACGGCACGTCCGTCATCGCCTCGTCGAGCCAGGTGGACGCGCGCCGGCACGGAGAGCTGCTGCTGCCGGCCGTCGACCGGGTGCTCGCCGAGGCAGGCCTCAAGCTGGACGCCGTCACCGGCATCGTCGTGGGCGTAGGCCCCGGCCCGTACACGGGGCTGCGTGTCGGCCTCATGACCGCCGACACCTTCGGCCTCGTGCTCGGCGTGCCCGTGCACGGCCTGTGCACCCTCGACGGGCTCGCGTACGCCGCCGACGGCACCGGCGTCGAGGGGCCGTTCGTCGTCGCGACGGACGCCCGGCGCAAGGAGGTGTACTGGGCGCTGTACGACGACCCCCGTACGCGTGCCTCCGAGCCCGCCGTCGACCGGCCCGCCGACATCGCCGAGACGGTTGCCGGTCTGCCCGCCGTGGGCGCGGGTGCGCTGCTCTATCCCGACACCTTCCCGGACGCCCGTGCGCCCGAGAATGTCTCGGCTGGTGCGCTCGCGTCCCTGGCTGCGGAGAAACTCGCCGCGGGCGAGGAGCTCGTGGCGCCCCGGCCGCTCTACCTGCGCCGCCCGGACGCCCAGGTGCCCAAGAACTACAAGGTGGTCACCCCGAAGTGA
- the tsaE gene encoding tRNA (adenosine(37)-N6)-threonylcarbamoyltransferase complex ATPase subunit type 1 TsaE has protein sequence MEAPAAAHNPAEPAAEGVNVRITVNSPEQMRELGLHLAKLLRAGDLVMLNGELGAGKTTLTRGLGEGLGVRGAVTSPTFVIARVHPSLGDGPPLVHVDAYRLGGGLDEMEDLDLDVSLSDSVIVVEWGEGKVEELTDDRLDVVIHRAVGDTTDEVRHVTLTGLGERWATTDLSVLAA, from the coding sequence ATGGAAGCACCAGCAGCAGCGCACAACCCGGCTGAGCCCGCCGCCGAGGGCGTGAACGTCCGGATCACCGTCAACTCGCCCGAGCAGATGCGGGAGTTGGGCCTTCACCTGGCCAAGCTGCTGCGCGCGGGTGATCTCGTGATGCTGAACGGGGAGCTCGGCGCGGGCAAGACGACGCTGACGCGCGGGCTCGGCGAGGGGCTCGGCGTACGGGGCGCGGTCACCTCGCCGACGTTCGTCATCGCCCGTGTGCATCCCTCCCTGGGTGACGGTCCCCCGCTCGTGCACGTGGACGCGTACCGGCTGGGCGGTGGCCTCGACGAGATGGAGGACCTCGACCTCGACGTGTCGCTCTCCGACTCGGTGATCGTCGTGGAGTGGGGCGAGGGCAAGGTCGAGGAGCTGACCGACGACCGGCTCGACGTCGTCATCCACCGGGCCGTCGGCGACACCACGGACGAGGTACGGCACGTCACGCTCACCGGGCTCGGGGAGCGCTGGGCGACGACCGATCTGAGCGTGCTCGCGGCCTGA
- a CDS encoding alpha/beta fold hydrolase, which produces MSESSAEAVADVAAAAVASAAGNWRKAGIAGVAIGVVAAGAAAGVAIERLTVGRGMRSKARLALDSTGPYGSLRGTPGKAYADDGTELYYEVDDIEQDVTFTPRRRRLFGRKAPAPVTVVFSHGYCLNQDSWHFQRAALRGVVRTVHWDQRSHGRSGRGVAQTQDGTPVSIDQLGQDLKAVIDAAVPEGPIVLVGHSMGGMTVMALADQYPDLVRERVVAVALVGTSSGRLGEVNFGLPVAGVNAVRRVLPGVLKALGQQAALVERGRRATADLFAGIIKRYSFASRDVDPAIVRFAERMIEGTPIDVVAEFYPAFTEHDKTEALAYFAELPVLVLAGVGDMVTPSEHSEAIADLLPDAELVLVPDAGHLVMLEHPEVVIDRLADLLMRAGAVPAGATVGGYGSTSSSAQPG; this is translated from the coding sequence GTGAGCGAGAGCAGCGCGGAGGCCGTCGCGGACGTCGCCGCGGCGGCCGTCGCCTCCGCCGCCGGGAACTGGCGCAAGGCCGGCATCGCCGGCGTCGCCATAGGCGTGGTCGCCGCGGGCGCCGCCGCCGGAGTCGCCATAGAGCGGCTCACGGTGGGCCGCGGCATGCGCAGCAAGGCCCGCCTCGCGCTCGACTCGACGGGCCCGTACGGCTCGCTGCGCGGCACGCCCGGCAAGGCGTACGCCGACGACGGCACCGAGCTGTACTACGAGGTGGACGACATCGAGCAGGACGTCACCTTCACCCCGCGCCGGCGGCGGCTCTTCGGGCGCAAGGCTCCGGCCCCCGTCACCGTCGTCTTCAGCCACGGGTACTGCCTCAACCAGGACTCCTGGCACTTCCAGCGGGCCGCGCTGCGCGGTGTGGTGCGCACGGTGCACTGGGACCAGCGCAGTCACGGCCGCTCCGGGCGCGGGGTCGCGCAGACGCAGGACGGCACACCCGTCTCCATCGACCAGCTGGGCCAGGACCTGAAGGCCGTCATCGACGCGGCCGTGCCCGAGGGGCCGATCGTGCTGGTGGGGCACTCCATGGGCGGGATGACCGTCATGGCGCTGGCCGACCAGTACCCGGACCTCGTCCGCGAGCGGGTCGTCGCCGTCGCGCTCGTCGGTACGTCGTCGGGGCGGCTCGGCGAGGTCAACTTCGGGCTGCCCGTCGCGGGCGTCAACGCGGTGCGGCGGGTGCTGCCCGGTGTGCTGAAGGCGCTCGGTCAGCAGGCCGCCCTGGTGGAGCGGGGGCGGCGGGCCACGGCCGACCTGTTCGCGGGGATCATCAAGCGGTACTCGTTCGCGTCCCGGGACGTCGACCCGGCCATCGTGCGGTTCGCCGAACGAATGATCGAGGGCACTCCGATCGACGTCGTCGCGGAGTTCTACCCGGCGTTCACCGAGCACGACAAGACCGAGGCGCTCGCGTACTTCGCCGAACTGCCGGTGCTGGTGCTGGCCGGGGTCGGCGACATGGTGACACCGAGTGAGCACAGCGAGGCGATCGCGGATCTGCTGCCGGACGCCGAACTGGTGCTCGTCCCGGACGCCGGGCACCTGGTCATGCTGGAGCACCCCGAGGTGGTCATAGACCGTCTCGCCGACCTCCTGATGCGTGCGGGCGCCGTCCCGGCAGGGGCTACCGTGGGTGGCTATGGAAGCACCAGCAGCAGCGCACAACCCGGCTGA
- the alr gene encoding alanine racemase → MNDTAPLRARAEIDLAALRANVRTLRAHAPSAALMAVVKSDAYGHGAVPCARAALEAGATWLGTATPEEALALRAAGLTDSRIMCWLWTPGGPWREAVEADLDVSVSGMWALREVTAAAEAAGMPARVQLKADTGLGRSGCQPGDWPELVSEALRAEERGLIDITGLWSHFACADEPGHPSVQAQLNLFRAMVTYAEERGVRPEVRHIANSPATLTLPESHFDLVRTGIALYGISPSPEIGTPADFGLRPVMTLSASLALVKHVPGGHGVSYGHHYVTPGATTLGLVPVGYADGVPRHASGTGPVLVGGKWRTVAGRVAMDQFVVDLGGDEPVPGSEAILFGPGDRGEPTAEDWARAAGTIAYEIVTRIGTRVPRVYVNKEQGG, encoded by the coding sequence ATGAACGACACAGCACCCCTGCGCGCCCGCGCAGAGATCGACCTGGCCGCCCTGCGGGCCAACGTGCGGACCCTGCGCGCCCACGCGCCGTCCGCGGCCTTGATGGCCGTGGTCAAGTCCGACGCGTACGGCCACGGCGCGGTCCCGTGCGCCCGCGCGGCGCTGGAGGCGGGCGCCACCTGGCTCGGCACCGCCACCCCCGAGGAGGCCCTCGCCCTGCGCGCGGCGGGCCTGACCGACAGCCGGATCATGTGCTGGCTGTGGACGCCGGGCGGGCCGTGGCGGGAGGCCGTCGAGGCCGACCTCGACGTGTCGGTGAGCGGGATGTGGGCCCTGCGGGAGGTCACCGCCGCCGCCGAGGCGGCCGGGATGCCCGCCCGGGTCCAGCTCAAGGCGGACACCGGGCTCGGGCGCTCCGGCTGCCAGCCCGGCGACTGGCCCGAACTCGTGAGCGAGGCGTTGCGTGCCGAGGAACGCGGGCTGATCGACATCACCGGTCTGTGGTCGCACTTCGCCTGCGCCGACGAACCCGGGCATCCCTCCGTCCAGGCCCAACTGAACCTTTTCCGCGCGATGGTGACGTACGCCGAGGAGCGGGGCGTGCGCCCCGAGGTGCGGCACATCGCCAACTCGCCGGCCACGCTCACCCTCCCCGAGAGCCACTTCGACCTCGTACGGACGGGGATCGCGCTCTACGGCATCTCGCCCAGCCCCGAGATCGGCACCCCGGCCGACTTCGGGCTGCGCCCGGTGATGACGCTGAGCGCGTCCCTCGCGCTGGTGAAGCACGTACCGGGGGGCCACGGGGTCAGTTACGGGCATCACTACGTCACCCCGGGTGCCACCACCCTCGGCCTCGTCCCCGTCGGGTACGCGGACGGAGTTCCGCGCCACGCCTCCGGCACCGGGCCGGTGCTGGTGGGCGGCAAGTGGCGGACGGTCGCGGGGCGGGTCGCGATGGACCAGTTCGTGGTCGACCTGGGCGGGGACGAGCCGGTGCCCGGTTCGGAGGCGATCCTGTTCGGTCCGGGCGACCGGGGCGAGCCGACCGCCGAGGACTGGGCGCGGGCCGCGGGCACGATCGCGTACGAAATCGTCACCCGGATCGGAACCCGAGTGCCGCGCGTATACGTGAATAAGGAACAAGGCGGGTAA
- a CDS encoding L,D-transpeptidase family protein, which yields MRSGSVGVLLALLVVMPVEGAAAKAGPPAPGPGSELVPGVAPGPYQPWQVDTPDQMLPPKVYTPSAQEQAVEPRDAPAATDALIEYVPLREAAAGKSVTCSMLTGPYQRQVERWLKLKVDGKQSARDCAAIRAFQTKEGIKPNTGFAGPVTWARMQLMSAKKKPNAAGKCPVRSYRVACVDLTRQLTWVQKGKKVLWGPVPMRSGRAGYRTRTGWFKVYWKHKNHWSTLYNSPMPYSQFFSGGEAFHAIYGSIYDPNGSYGCVNLRLADARSLWNVTKTGDHVYVWGRRAGT from the coding sequence ATGAGATCCGGGAGCGTGGGGGTGCTCCTCGCGCTGCTGGTGGTGATGCCGGTGGAGGGTGCGGCGGCGAAGGCCGGGCCCCCGGCGCCCGGGCCGGGGAGCGAGCTGGTGCCCGGCGTGGCGCCGGGGCCGTATCAGCCGTGGCAGGTGGACACGCCGGACCAGATGCTGCCGCCCAAGGTGTACACACCGAGCGCGCAGGAGCAGGCCGTCGAGCCGAGGGACGCCCCCGCGGCGACGGACGCGCTCATCGAGTACGTCCCCCTCCGCGAGGCCGCCGCGGGCAAGTCCGTGACGTGCAGCATGCTGACCGGGCCGTACCAGCGGCAGGTCGAGCGGTGGCTGAAGCTGAAGGTCGACGGGAAGCAGTCGGCGAGGGACTGCGCCGCCATCCGGGCGTTCCAGACGAAGGAGGGGATCAAGCCGAACACCGGCTTTGCCGGCCCCGTCACCTGGGCGCGGATGCAGCTGATGTCCGCGAAGAAGAAGCCGAACGCGGCCGGGAAGTGTCCCGTGCGGTCGTACCGCGTCGCGTGTGTGGACCTGACCAGGCAGCTCACCTGGGTGCAGAAGGGGAAGAAGGTGCTGTGGGGACCGGTGCCGATGCGCAGCGGGCGGGCCGGGTACCGGACCAGGACCGGCTGGTTCAAGGTCTACTGGAAGCACAAGAACCACTGGTCGACGCTGTACAACAGCCCGATGCCGTACAGCCAGTTCTTCAGCGGCGGAGAGGCCTTCCACGCCATCTACGGCAGCATCTACGACCCGAACGGCTCGTACGGCTGTGTCAATCTGCGCCTCGCCGACGCCCGCTCCCTGTGGAACGTCACCAAGACGGGCGACCACGTGTACGTGTGGGGCCGCAGGGCCGGTACCTGA